The Myroides fluvii region GTGTTGCAATTAGTCAATGGAAATGACAAAACTTATATCGCAAGAATTGCAAATGGTCAATATAATAAAACGAATACTTTTGATTTAGGGCAAGCCTTAGGTGGTAAAAAAGTATCAAGTAATGGCTGGTTTTATGTAGGAAATGGAATAGGTTATGTACCGTATGAAAAAATGGATGAGACAGAAATTGAAATGGGGGTAGATAAAGATGGAAAACCTACAACTACTCATGCATGGGGATTGGCGCGCATTGATTTGAACAATAATACAGCAATAGACTTAGAGGTACCTGCTAATTTATGGTTGACACAATACCAAACAGCAGCAGTACGCGATGGGAAATTCTATATTGCTTTAGCACCTGTTTCAGGAAAAGGAAATATCTATATTTATGATATAACCTCTACATCTTCAAAAGGAGTAAAAGGAGCAATTATTACTTCTGGTGTAGATCAATATTATATTGGTGTGTATTAAGAAGAAATAGATTGTTGTTTATAGTAAGAGTCAACACCGTAATCTTTTTAGATTATGTGTTGACTCTTTTTTATTTTTTATCTTCTAAAAGATCGGGTCTTCTGTTTTTGGTATGTTCATAAGCCATATCCTCTCTCCATTTATCAATAACAGCAAAATTGCCACTTAATAACACATCTGGTACTTTCCAACCTTTGTATTCAGCAGGTCTTGTGTAAATAGGTGGGGCAAGTAAGTTGTCTTGAAAACTATCTGTCAAAGCAGAAGTTTCGTCGTTTAATACACCTGGAATTAGGCGAATTAAAGCATCACAGAGAATTACTGCTCCTAATTCACCACCAGATAGCACATAATCGCCAATGGATATTTCTTTGGTAATGAAGTGATCGCGCACGCGTTGATCTACTCCTTTATAATGGCCACATAAAATAATGATGTTCTTTAAAAGCGACATCGAATTCGCCATGGATTGATTCAAAGTTTCTCCATCAGGAGACATATAAATAATCTCATCGTATTCGCGTTCTTCCTTTAATTTAGTAATGCAACGGTCAATAGGCTCAATACTCATGACCATTCCCGCTCCACCTCCGAATTGATAGTCATCAACATTTTTGTGTTTGTTGGTGCTATAATCGCGTAAGTTATGGAAGTGTACTTCTACGAGTCCTTTAGCTATCGCTCGTTTTAAAATAGAAGCTTGAAAAGGGCTTTCAATTAATTCAGGAACAACA contains the following coding sequences:
- the trmD gene encoding tRNA (guanosine(37)-N1)-methyltransferase TrmD — encoded protein: MRIDIISVVPELIESPFQASILKRAIAKGLVEVHFHNLRDYSTNKHKNVDDYQFGGGAGMVMSIEPIDRCITKLKEEREYDEIIYMSPDGETLNQSMANSMSLLKNIIILCGHYKGVDQRVRDHFITKEISIGDYVLSGGELGAVILCDALIRLIPGVLNDETSALTDSFQDNLLAPPIYTRPAEYKGWKVPDVLLSGNFAVIDKWREDMAYEHTKNRRPDLLEDKK